In Musa acuminata AAA Group cultivar baxijiao chromosome BXJ3-11, Cavendish_Baxijiao_AAA, whole genome shotgun sequence, one DNA window encodes the following:
- the LOC103970241 gene encoding protein NPGR2 isoform X1: MKCLCSDDQLRVDEMVQSSGSLATKDCLPGHYSCRNGEVERRVDTVNIEEAESSLREGLCLNDEEARALLGRIEYQRGNVEAALHVFDGIDLSSVAPKIKAAIAERMERPKCHSKWDARPMSIHAISLLVEAVYLKARALQDLGRFKEAAQSCSIFLNSIESALHDGLPGNFITDNKLQEIVCKAVELLPELWKLAGFPHEAISTYRRALLGHWNLDDVTMAKIQKEFAIFLLYGGCDASPPNLHSQMDGAFIPRNNMEEAVLLLIILLRKVSLRRIEWDSSIIDHLSFALSICGQLSSLAGQVEGLLPGVLGMKEQYYTLALCYLGENDDLTALNLLRKLLNATDPDCVKALILAAKVCGENTSCAEEGVSFARRALTNLHGCCDQIESVTNCLLGISLSAQARSSSSDSERVSRHSEALEVLEKTERTIHGKDCKTIFNLSLEHAEQRKLDAALRYAKQLLKLEAGSNVDAWILLARILTAQKRFVDAETIINAGLEQTGKWDQGELLQTKAKIQIAKGQLKNAIETYTHLLAIIQLRTKSFNYGLMSLKGGKSERSLEIQTWRDLANVYISMSLWREAEICLSNLKAICPYSALRWHATGQLYEAKGLLQEALGAYAKALDIEPAHVPSLVSRAIVLRHLGDWSLDVIRSLLTDALRLDRTNHIAWFNLGLIYKAEGSRSALEAAECFQTAAFLKETAPVEPFR; encoded by the exons ATGAAGTGTTTGTGTTCGGATGATCAATTGCGAGTAGATGAAATGGTTCAATCGTCTGGGTCCCTGGCCACCAAGGACTGCTTGCCCGGCCATTATTCATGTCGAAATGGTGAGGTTGAGCGGAGGGTTGACACCGTAAACATTGAAGAAGCTGAATCATCTCTCCGTGAAGGTCTTTGCTTAAATGATGAG GAAGCAAGAGCCTTGCTTGGAAGGATAGAATATCAGAGAGGAAATGTAGAAGCTGCACTTCATGTTTTTGATGGAATAGATCTTTCTTCAGTAGCTCCTAAGATCAAAGCTGCTATTGCTGAAAGAATGGAACGCCCCAAGTGTCACTCAAAATGGGATGCACGACCAATGTCCATACATGCAATAAGCTTACTTGTTGAAGCAGTATATCTGAAAGCAAGAGCTCTACAAGATCTTGGAAGGTTTAAAG AAGCTGCTCAATCATGCAGCATTTTTCTGAACTCTATAGAGTCTGCGTTACATGATGGCTTGCCAGGGAACTTTATTACTGATAATAAATTACAGGAGATAGTGTGCAAGGCAGTTGAGTTGCTTCCGGAGCTATGGAAACTGGCTGGATTTCCTCATGAAGCCATCTCAACTTACCGAAGGGCCCTACTTGGACACTGGAATCTTGATGATGTTACCATGGCAAAGATACAAAAAGAATTTGCTATCTTTCTTCTTTATGGAGGCTGTGATGCTAGCCCTCCAAACCTTCACTCTCAAATGGATGGTGCATTTATACCTAGGAACAACATGGAAGAGGCAGTTCTTCTGTTAATAATTCTTTTGCGGAAAGTTTCTCTTAGGAGAATTGAGTGGGATTCATCTATCATCGATCATCTGTCTTTTGCACTATCTATATGTGGGCAGCTTAGTTCTCTGGCCGGTCAGGTAGAAGGGTTATTACCTGGTGTCCTAGGTATGAAAGAACAATACTATACCTTAGCCTTATGTTACTTAGGAGAAAATGATGACCTTACGGCTCTGAATTTGCTGAGAAAGCTACTGAATGCTACGGATCCAGATTGTGTAAAAGCATTGATACTTGCTGCTAAagtttgtggtgagaatacttctTGTGCAGAGGAAGGTGTTTCCTTTGCACGCAGGGCACTCACCAACTTGCATGGTTGCTGTGATCAAATTGAAAGTGTAACTAATTGTTTACTTGGTATCTCACTTTCAGCTCAGGCTAGATCTTCTTCCTCTGATTCAGAAAGAGTTTCAAGGCACTCTGAGGCACTTGAGGTGCTTGAAAAAACTGAAAGAACGATCCATGGAAAAGACTGTAAAACCATATTCAATCTCAGCTTAGAACATGCTGAACAAAGAAAGTTGGATGCAGCACTTCGTTATGCCAAACAGCTTCTGAAACTAGAAGCTGGCTCAAATGTAGATGCGTGGATCCTTTTGGCACGAATATTAACTGCCCAGAAGCGGTTTGTTGATGCTGAGACCATTATCAATGCTGGTTTGGAGCAAACAGGAAAGTGGGACCAGGGAGAACTACTGCAAACTAAAGCTAAAATTCAGATTGCAAAGGGACAACTGAAGAATGCTATTGAGACATATACTCATCTTCTTGCCATAATTCAGTTGAGGACTAAGAGTTTTAATTATGGACTAATGTCATTGAAG GGTGGAAAAAGTGAGAGAAGTTTGGAAATCCAGACGTGGCGTGATCTGGCTAATGTCTACATAAGCATGTCACTGTGGAGGGAGGCTGAAATTTGCCTATCTAATTTGAAGGCTATTTGTCCTTATTCTGCTTTAAGATGGCACGCTACTG GACAGCTATATGAAGCAAAAGGTCTCCTTCAAGAAGCTCTAGGGGCATATGCTAAAGCATTGGATATAGAGCCAGCCCATGTCCCAAGCTTGGTCTCAAGAGCAATTGTTCTTAGACATCTTGGTGATTGGTCATTGGATGTCATTAGGAGCTTATTGACTGATGCACTTCGGCTGGACCGGACTAACCATATTGCTTGGTTTAATCTAGGTTTAATTTATAAAGCTGAAGGTTCCAGATCAGCACTTGAGGCTGCGGAGTGTTTTCAGACTGCTGCTTTTCTTAAAGAGACTGCACCGGTTGAACCCTTCAGATGA
- the LOC103970241 gene encoding protein NPGR2 isoform X2: MKCLCSDDQLRVDEMVQSSGSLATKDCLPGHYSCRNGEVERRVDTVNIEEAESSLREGLCLNDEEARALLGRIEYQRGNVEAALHVFDGIDLSSVAPKIKAAIAERMERPKCHSKWDARPMSIHAISLLVEAVYLKARALQDLGRFKEAAQSCSIFLNSIESALHDGLPGNFITDNKLQEIVCKAVELLPELWKLAGFPHEAISTYRRALLGHWNLDDVTMAKIQKEFAIFLLYGGCDASPPNLHSQMDGAFIPRNNMEEAVLLLIILLRKVSLRRIEWDSSIIDHLSFALSICGQLSSLAGQVEGLLPGVLGMKEQYYTLALCYLGENDDLTALNLLRKLLNATDPDCVKALILAAKVCGENTSCAEEGVSFARRALTNLHGCCDQIESVTNCLLGISLSAQARSSSSDSERVSRHSEALEVLEKTERTIHGKDCKTIFNLSLEHAEQRKLDAALRYAKQLLKLEAGSNVDAWILLARILTAQKRFVDAETIINAGLEQTGKWDQGELLQTKAKIQIAKGQLKNAIETYTHLLAIIQLRTKSFNYGLMSLKGGKSERSLEIQTWRDLANVYISMSLWREAEICLSNLKAICPYSALRWHATGQLYEAKGLLQEALGAYAKALDIEPAHVPSLVSRAIVLRHLGLIYKAEGSRSALEAAECFQTAAFLKETAPVEPFR; encoded by the exons ATGAAGTGTTTGTGTTCGGATGATCAATTGCGAGTAGATGAAATGGTTCAATCGTCTGGGTCCCTGGCCACCAAGGACTGCTTGCCCGGCCATTATTCATGTCGAAATGGTGAGGTTGAGCGGAGGGTTGACACCGTAAACATTGAAGAAGCTGAATCATCTCTCCGTGAAGGTCTTTGCTTAAATGATGAG GAAGCAAGAGCCTTGCTTGGAAGGATAGAATATCAGAGAGGAAATGTAGAAGCTGCACTTCATGTTTTTGATGGAATAGATCTTTCTTCAGTAGCTCCTAAGATCAAAGCTGCTATTGCTGAAAGAATGGAACGCCCCAAGTGTCACTCAAAATGGGATGCACGACCAATGTCCATACATGCAATAAGCTTACTTGTTGAAGCAGTATATCTGAAAGCAAGAGCTCTACAAGATCTTGGAAGGTTTAAAG AAGCTGCTCAATCATGCAGCATTTTTCTGAACTCTATAGAGTCTGCGTTACATGATGGCTTGCCAGGGAACTTTATTACTGATAATAAATTACAGGAGATAGTGTGCAAGGCAGTTGAGTTGCTTCCGGAGCTATGGAAACTGGCTGGATTTCCTCATGAAGCCATCTCAACTTACCGAAGGGCCCTACTTGGACACTGGAATCTTGATGATGTTACCATGGCAAAGATACAAAAAGAATTTGCTATCTTTCTTCTTTATGGAGGCTGTGATGCTAGCCCTCCAAACCTTCACTCTCAAATGGATGGTGCATTTATACCTAGGAACAACATGGAAGAGGCAGTTCTTCTGTTAATAATTCTTTTGCGGAAAGTTTCTCTTAGGAGAATTGAGTGGGATTCATCTATCATCGATCATCTGTCTTTTGCACTATCTATATGTGGGCAGCTTAGTTCTCTGGCCGGTCAGGTAGAAGGGTTATTACCTGGTGTCCTAGGTATGAAAGAACAATACTATACCTTAGCCTTATGTTACTTAGGAGAAAATGATGACCTTACGGCTCTGAATTTGCTGAGAAAGCTACTGAATGCTACGGATCCAGATTGTGTAAAAGCATTGATACTTGCTGCTAAagtttgtggtgagaatacttctTGTGCAGAGGAAGGTGTTTCCTTTGCACGCAGGGCACTCACCAACTTGCATGGTTGCTGTGATCAAATTGAAAGTGTAACTAATTGTTTACTTGGTATCTCACTTTCAGCTCAGGCTAGATCTTCTTCCTCTGATTCAGAAAGAGTTTCAAGGCACTCTGAGGCACTTGAGGTGCTTGAAAAAACTGAAAGAACGATCCATGGAAAAGACTGTAAAACCATATTCAATCTCAGCTTAGAACATGCTGAACAAAGAAAGTTGGATGCAGCACTTCGTTATGCCAAACAGCTTCTGAAACTAGAAGCTGGCTCAAATGTAGATGCGTGGATCCTTTTGGCACGAATATTAACTGCCCAGAAGCGGTTTGTTGATGCTGAGACCATTATCAATGCTGGTTTGGAGCAAACAGGAAAGTGGGACCAGGGAGAACTACTGCAAACTAAAGCTAAAATTCAGATTGCAAAGGGACAACTGAAGAATGCTATTGAGACATATACTCATCTTCTTGCCATAATTCAGTTGAGGACTAAGAGTTTTAATTATGGACTAATGTCATTGAAG GGTGGAAAAAGTGAGAGAAGTTTGGAAATCCAGACGTGGCGTGATCTGGCTAATGTCTACATAAGCATGTCACTGTGGAGGGAGGCTGAAATTTGCCTATCTAATTTGAAGGCTATTTGTCCTTATTCTGCTTTAAGATGGCACGCTACTG GACAGCTATATGAAGCAAAAGGTCTCCTTCAAGAAGCTCTAGGGGCATATGCTAAAGCATTGGATATAGAGCCAGCCCATGTCCCAAGCTTGGTCTCAAGAGCAATTGTTCTTAGACATCTTG GTTTAATTTATAAAGCTGAAGGTTCCAGATCAGCACTTGAGGCTGCGGAGTGTTTTCAGACTGCTGCTTTTCTTAAAGAGACTGCACCGGTTGAACCCTTCAGATGA
- the LOC103970241 gene encoding protein NPGR2 isoform X3, which translates to MKCLCSDDQLRVDEMVQSSGSLATKDCLPGHYSCRNGEVERRVDTVNIEEAESSLREGLCLNDEEARALLGRIEYQRGNVEAALHVFDGIDLSSVAPKIKAAIAERMERPKCHSKWDARPMSIHAISLLVEAVYLKARALQDLGRFKEAAQSCSIFLNSIESALHDGLPGNFITDNKLQEIVCKAVELLPELWKLAGFPHEAISTYRRALLGHWNLDDVTMAKIQKEFAIFLLYGGCDASPPNLHSQMDGAFIPRNNMEEAVLLLIILLRKVSLRRIEWDSSIIDHLSFALSICGQLSSLAGQVEGLLPGVLGMKEQYYTLALCYLGENDDLTALNLLRKLLNATDPDCVKALILAAKVCGENTSCAEEGVSFARRALTNLHGCCDQIESVTNCLLGISLSAQARSSSSDSERVSRHSEALEVLEKTERTIHGKDCKTIFNLSLEHAEQRKLDAALRYAKQLLKLEAGSNVDAWILLARILTAQKRFVDAETIINAGLEQTGKWDQGELLQTKAKIQIAKGQLKNAIETYTHLLAIIQLRTKSFNYGLMSLKGGKSERSLEIQTWRDLANVYISMSLWREAEICLSNLKAICPYSALRWHATAI; encoded by the exons ATGAAGTGTTTGTGTTCGGATGATCAATTGCGAGTAGATGAAATGGTTCAATCGTCTGGGTCCCTGGCCACCAAGGACTGCTTGCCCGGCCATTATTCATGTCGAAATGGTGAGGTTGAGCGGAGGGTTGACACCGTAAACATTGAAGAAGCTGAATCATCTCTCCGTGAAGGTCTTTGCTTAAATGATGAG GAAGCAAGAGCCTTGCTTGGAAGGATAGAATATCAGAGAGGAAATGTAGAAGCTGCACTTCATGTTTTTGATGGAATAGATCTTTCTTCAGTAGCTCCTAAGATCAAAGCTGCTATTGCTGAAAGAATGGAACGCCCCAAGTGTCACTCAAAATGGGATGCACGACCAATGTCCATACATGCAATAAGCTTACTTGTTGAAGCAGTATATCTGAAAGCAAGAGCTCTACAAGATCTTGGAAGGTTTAAAG AAGCTGCTCAATCATGCAGCATTTTTCTGAACTCTATAGAGTCTGCGTTACATGATGGCTTGCCAGGGAACTTTATTACTGATAATAAATTACAGGAGATAGTGTGCAAGGCAGTTGAGTTGCTTCCGGAGCTATGGAAACTGGCTGGATTTCCTCATGAAGCCATCTCAACTTACCGAAGGGCCCTACTTGGACACTGGAATCTTGATGATGTTACCATGGCAAAGATACAAAAAGAATTTGCTATCTTTCTTCTTTATGGAGGCTGTGATGCTAGCCCTCCAAACCTTCACTCTCAAATGGATGGTGCATTTATACCTAGGAACAACATGGAAGAGGCAGTTCTTCTGTTAATAATTCTTTTGCGGAAAGTTTCTCTTAGGAGAATTGAGTGGGATTCATCTATCATCGATCATCTGTCTTTTGCACTATCTATATGTGGGCAGCTTAGTTCTCTGGCCGGTCAGGTAGAAGGGTTATTACCTGGTGTCCTAGGTATGAAAGAACAATACTATACCTTAGCCTTATGTTACTTAGGAGAAAATGATGACCTTACGGCTCTGAATTTGCTGAGAAAGCTACTGAATGCTACGGATCCAGATTGTGTAAAAGCATTGATACTTGCTGCTAAagtttgtggtgagaatacttctTGTGCAGAGGAAGGTGTTTCCTTTGCACGCAGGGCACTCACCAACTTGCATGGTTGCTGTGATCAAATTGAAAGTGTAACTAATTGTTTACTTGGTATCTCACTTTCAGCTCAGGCTAGATCTTCTTCCTCTGATTCAGAAAGAGTTTCAAGGCACTCTGAGGCACTTGAGGTGCTTGAAAAAACTGAAAGAACGATCCATGGAAAAGACTGTAAAACCATATTCAATCTCAGCTTAGAACATGCTGAACAAAGAAAGTTGGATGCAGCACTTCGTTATGCCAAACAGCTTCTGAAACTAGAAGCTGGCTCAAATGTAGATGCGTGGATCCTTTTGGCACGAATATTAACTGCCCAGAAGCGGTTTGTTGATGCTGAGACCATTATCAATGCTGGTTTGGAGCAAACAGGAAAGTGGGACCAGGGAGAACTACTGCAAACTAAAGCTAAAATTCAGATTGCAAAGGGACAACTGAAGAATGCTATTGAGACATATACTCATCTTCTTGCCATAATTCAGTTGAGGACTAAGAGTTTTAATTATGGACTAATGTCATTGAAG GGTGGAAAAAGTGAGAGAAGTTTGGAAATCCAGACGTGGCGTGATCTGGCTAATGTCTACATAAGCATGTCACTGTGGAGGGAGGCTGAAATTTGCCTATCTAATTTGAAGGCTATTTGTCCTTATTCTGCTTTAAGATGGCACGCTACTG CTATATGA
- the LOC135652550 gene encoding cyclin-dependent kinase inhibitor 4-like isoform X2 → MGKYMRKAKVSGEVAVMEVSHQSSVGVRTRARTLAAAAAAAAQDSSRAYLELRSRRLEKPLPPPSACKPCKDTSKPKPNPSSKTDSRFSSQKSGPNRRSNSGSVESVSTRRCSAALEAELPPDAEVSFGENILEADSRDRCSRENTPCSLIRNPEAIRTPSSTNRPSNSTTTNRRMQIVHQNIPSAHEMDEFFAGAEQLQQRIFIERYNFDPVNDRPLPGRYEWVKVDF, encoded by the exons ATGGGCAAGTATATGAGGAAGGCTAAGGTCTCCGGTGAGGTGGCAGTCATGGAGGTCTCCCACCAATCCTCCGTCGGCGTCCGCACCCGCGCCCGAACCCtcgccgccgccgcagccgccGCTGCGCAGGACTCCTCCCGCGCCTACCTCGAACTCCGGAGCCGCCGGCTCGAGAAGCCCCTCCCGCCCCCTTCGGCCTGCAAGCCGTGCAAGGACACCTCCAAGCCCAAGCCTAACCCTAGCTCCAAGACAGACTCTAGATTTAGCTCGCAGAAGTCTGGCCCCAATCGGAGATCGAATTCGGGATCGGTGGAGTCCGTCTCGACCAGGAGATGTTCGGCGGCGCTGGAAGCGGAGTTGCCGCCGGATGCGGAGGTCTCGTTTGGGGAGAATATTCTCGAGGCTGATTCGAGGGACAG GTGTTCCAGAGAGAACACCCCTTGCAGTCTGATCAGGAATCCAGAAGCGATAAGGACTCCAAGTTCTACAAACAGGCCTTCCAATTCTACAACCACTAACCGGAGGATGCAAATTGTTCATCAGAATATTCCTAGTGCTCATGAGATGGATGAGTTTTTTGCCGGCGCAGAGCAACTCCAGCAACGAATATTTATCGAAAG GTACAACTTCGATCCTGTAAATGACCGCCCGCTTCCTGGTCGGTATGAATGGGTGAAAGTTGACTTCTAG
- the LOC135652550 gene encoding cyclin-dependent kinase inhibitor 4-like isoform X1, with product MGKYMRKAKVSGEVAVMEVSHQSSVGVRTRARTLAAAAAAAAQDSSRAYLELRSRRLEKPLPPPSACKPCKDTSKPKPNPSSKTDSRFSSQKSGPNRRSNSGSVESVSTRRCSAALEAELPPDAEVSFGENILEADSRDRWVLLEYVGCSRENTPCSLIRNPEAIRTPSSTNRPSNSTTTNRRMQIVHQNIPSAHEMDEFFAGAEQLQQRIFIERYNFDPVNDRPLPGRYEWVKVDF from the exons ATGGGCAAGTATATGAGGAAGGCTAAGGTCTCCGGTGAGGTGGCAGTCATGGAGGTCTCCCACCAATCCTCCGTCGGCGTCCGCACCCGCGCCCGAACCCtcgccgccgccgcagccgccGCTGCGCAGGACTCCTCCCGCGCCTACCTCGAACTCCGGAGCCGCCGGCTCGAGAAGCCCCTCCCGCCCCCTTCGGCCTGCAAGCCGTGCAAGGACACCTCCAAGCCCAAGCCTAACCCTAGCTCCAAGACAGACTCTAGATTTAGCTCGCAGAAGTCTGGCCCCAATCGGAGATCGAATTCGGGATCGGTGGAGTCCGTCTCGACCAGGAGATGTTCGGCGGCGCTGGAAGCGGAGTTGCCGCCGGATGCGGAGGTCTCGTTTGGGGAGAATATTCTCGAGGCTGATTCGAGGGACAGGTGGGTTTTGCTCGAATATGTAGG GTGTTCCAGAGAGAACACCCCTTGCAGTCTGATCAGGAATCCAGAAGCGATAAGGACTCCAAGTTCTACAAACAGGCCTTCCAATTCTACAACCACTAACCGGAGGATGCAAATTGTTCATCAGAATATTCCTAGTGCTCATGAGATGGATGAGTTTTTTGCCGGCGCAGAGCAACTCCAGCAACGAATATTTATCGAAAG GTACAACTTCGATCCTGTAAATGACCGCCCGCTTCCTGGTCGGTATGAATGGGTGAAAGTTGACTTCTAG
- the LOC108951683 gene encoding E3 ubiquitin-protein ligase PRT1-like codes for MKRHIFVDDKSCSLCKEMLYQPAVLNRGHGYILCLANLSDLSGEPLQCQICESLDPGEFPNVFLDLDHFLEEEFLRVCSEKRTSKAQCQPANSSTSTLQPKKLKAKVPCEAMGLLWLNEDTSAFIVGVVCDSCEIYLIIGKRYKCKDWKEAVGFDLCEACYKTKSKLPGRFNQQHTPDHKFELDELHMLRNILLRRASMFNIAQQRPEVVCPYG; via the exons ATGAAAAGGCACATTTTTGTGGATGATAAATCATGTTCTTTATGCAAAGAAATGCTGTATCAGCCTGCAGTTCTTAATCGCGGACATGGTTA TATATTGTGTCTTGCAAATCTATCTGACTTAAGTGGGGAGCCTCTTCAGTGTCAAATTTGTGAAAGCCTTGATCCTGGTGAGTTTCCAAATGTTTTCTTGGATTTGGATCATTTTCTAGAAGAAGAATTTCTGAGAGTGTGCAGTGAGAAGAGAACAAGTAAAGCCCAATGTCAACCGGCAAATTCATCAACAA GTACTTTACAACCAAAGAAACTGAAGGCCAAAGTACCTTGTGAAGCCATGGGTTTATTATGGCTTAATGAAGACACGTCTGCATTTATTGTAGGAGTCGTGTGTGACTCATGTGAG ATATATCTGATTATTGGTAAGCGATACAAGTGTAAGGATTGGAAAGAAGCAGTTGGCTTTGACTTGTGTGAAGCATGCTACAAAACCAAATCAAAACTCCCTGGCAGGTTCAACCAGCAGCACACGCCTGACCACAAGTTTGAGCTTGATGAGCTGCACATGTTACGTAACATATTACTGCGAAGAGCCAGTATGTTTAACATTGCTCAACAACGTCCTGAAGTAGTCTGTCCCTATGGATGA